The following are from one region of the Stigmatella ashevillena genome:
- a CDS encoding TlpA disulfide reductase family protein gives MTSEIRVIHESQDTRLARATADGDALWLDKGELERATGWLWKPVGLCRDDICLPFPRSSRKRVDGERVDAAGVWRHAGWPVVHSRSGNLWVLGEGASRLAAALTSLDAPDFALPDLDGRLHRLSDYRGRKVFLVTWASWCGCRGDLPVWQSLYETAQEHGFTVLAIALDQPDAARPWIEAASPGYPCLIDRDHLTAKLYNLVNVPQAVWIDETGHMVRPPESAGMTDSFRAMDRKRFAMPEAAREARDRAKAAYLDAVRDWAVCGSASPYALDARAAMARLTVPDAAIAEAHAHFRLGHALLRDGQADEAAAEFAEATRLHPESWAIWRQTAEKNASGLAVGEDFWRRVDALGDRHYYAPVDLAQPRR, from the coding sequence ATGACGAGCGAGATTCGAGTGATTCATGAATCGCAGGACACGCGCCTCGCGCGCGCGACGGCTGACGGCGACGCCCTCTGGCTGGACAAGGGGGAACTCGAGCGCGCTACCGGTTGGCTATGGAAACCCGTGGGCCTGTGTCGAGACGACATCTGTCTGCCCTTTCCACGCAGCAGCCGGAAGCGGGTCGACGGCGAACGTGTCGATGCGGCGGGCGTGTGGCGGCACGCGGGCTGGCCTGTCGTACATAGCCGCTCGGGGAACCTCTGGGTGCTTGGCGAGGGCGCATCGCGCCTTGCCGCTGCGCTGACCTCGCTGGATGCGCCCGATTTCGCGTTGCCTGACCTCGACGGGCGGCTGCATCGGTTATCCGACTACCGAGGCCGCAAAGTCTTTCTCGTTACCTGGGCTTCGTGGTGCGGCTGCCGAGGAGACTTGCCCGTTTGGCAGTCGCTCTACGAGACCGCCCAAGAGCACGGTTTCACGGTGCTGGCAATCGCGCTGGACCAGCCCGACGCGGCCCGGCCTTGGATTGAGGCGGCCTCACCCGGTTACCCGTGCCTGATCGACCGCGATCACCTCACTGCGAAGCTGTACAACCTCGTCAACGTGCCGCAGGCCGTCTGGATCGACGAAACCGGACACATGGTGCGGCCGCCCGAGTCGGCAGGCATGACGGACAGCTTCCGAGCGATGGATCGGAAGCGCTTCGCGATGCCGGAGGCGGCGCGAGAGGCGCGAGACCGGGCGAAGGCGGCGTACCTCGACGCTGTGCGCGACTGGGCTGTCTGTGGTAGCGCGAGCCCATACGCCCTCGATGCGAGGGCTGCCATGGCGCGGCTGACCGTTCCCGACGCGGCGATCGCCGAAGCCCACGCGCACTTTCGTCTGGGCCATGCACTGCTGCGCGACGGGCAGGCCGACGAGGCTGCGGCTGAGTTCGCTGAGGCCACCCGGTTGCACCCAGAGTCCTGGGCGATCTGGCGACAGACGGCCGAGAAGAACGCGAGCGGTCTGGCCGTTGGCGAGGATTTCTGGCGGCGCGTTGACGCGCTCGGCGACCGGCACTACTACGCGCCGGTCGACTTGGCGCAGCCCCGGCGCTGA
- a CDS encoding AraC family transcriptional regulator, whose amino-acid sequence MPANLPKRTNDEGFHESLQRLTEYALRLVPPSTVRTAQLVTPRHGLYLLRQHQRTAFEAAIYAPTLCLILQGCKEMTFGEHHFRLRVGECALVSHDLPIVSRVRDAPYLVLLLNIEVDVLRSLYEDIGELVTAAAEARALEVHQADSRLLDAIGRYLTLAESETDARVLRPMLLKEIHYRLMMAPLGHMLRSLIRHDSHASSIARAIALLRRDFRSPMVVEELARAVGMSVSSFHKHFKAVTLSSPLQYQKGLRLLEARRMLVVGKASVTTVAFEVGYESPSQFSREYTRKFGRPPSQDVAPKALSAPSRFT is encoded by the coding sequence ATGCCTGCCAACCTACCCAAGCGAACGAACGACGAGGGGTTCCATGAGTCCCTGCAGCGGCTGACCGAGTACGCGCTGCGACTCGTTCCACCTTCGACTGTTCGAACGGCGCAGCTCGTCACGCCACGGCACGGCTTGTACCTGCTGCGGCAGCACCAACGCACGGCATTCGAGGCCGCCATCTATGCCCCAACGCTTTGTCTGATTCTCCAGGGATGCAAGGAGATGACCTTCGGTGAGCACCACTTTCGTCTGCGCGTCGGCGAGTGCGCGCTGGTGAGCCATGACCTGCCGATTGTCTCCCGGGTCCGGGATGCACCCTATCTGGTGTTGCTGCTCAACATCGAAGTCGATGTGCTTCGGAGCCTCTACGAAGACATCGGCGAGTTGGTGACGGCTGCGGCCGAAGCGCGGGCGCTCGAGGTGCATCAGGCCGATTCGCGCCTACTCGACGCCATCGGCCGCTATCTCACGCTCGCGGAGTCGGAGACGGACGCGCGGGTGCTCCGCCCGATGTTGCTCAAGGAGATCCACTACCGCCTGATGATGGCGCCGCTCGGTCACATGCTGCGGAGCCTGATTCGGCACGACAGCCATGCGAGTTCGATCGCCCGCGCCATCGCTCTCCTGCGGCGAGACTTCCGCTCGCCGATGGTGGTGGAGGAGTTGGCGCGCGCGGTGGGGATGAGCGTCTCGTCCTTCCACAAACACTTCAAGGCCGTCACCTTGTCCTCGCCACTGCAGTACCAGAAAGGCCTGCGCCTGCTCGAAGCGCGGCGGATGCTCGTGGTGGGCAAGGCTTCAGTGACCACGGTCGCGTTCGAAGTTGGCTACGAGAGTCCCAGCCAGTTCAGTCGGGAGTACACACGAAAGTTCGGACGCCCGCCAAGCCAGGACGTGGCGCCCAAGGCGCTCAGCGCCCCTTCACGCTTTACTTGA